The Cellulomonas fulva genome includes a window with the following:
- a CDS encoding Gfo/Idh/MocA family protein gives MAPLRFGIVGSGWRAEFFARMARVLPERFECVGVVSRSAERGAEVEAQWGVPTVRTVAELVGGFPERPELVVASVPWPVTPGVVREVVAAGVPVLAETPPAPDADGLRALWSDVGASGLVQVAEHSPFMPAHAARRAVVEAGLIGEPTSVQVSSTHLYHATGLVRSLLGAGRGPAVVRTSRFEAPLLDPLSRDGWTGATEPATAATLLATIDLGDGRSALYDFTDNQWHNPLRTNRIVVRGSLGEIVSDEVTRWAGERTVVTSRIERRMSGIEQNLDGFDLEHLSLEGRVLYRNEFHGARLADDDLAVAGLLAGCAAWLHDDGPQPYPLADGCHDHLLGLAIEESARTGRPVEVETPPWAT, from the coding sequence ATGGCACCGCTGCGGTTCGGGATCGTGGGGAGCGGGTGGCGCGCGGAGTTCTTCGCGCGGATGGCTCGCGTGCTGCCGGAGCGGTTCGAGTGCGTCGGCGTGGTGTCGCGGTCGGCGGAGCGCGGTGCGGAGGTCGAGGCGCAGTGGGGCGTGCCGACCGTGCGCACGGTCGCGGAGCTGGTGGGCGGCTTCCCCGAGCGCCCGGAGCTGGTGGTCGCGTCGGTGCCCTGGCCCGTCACTCCCGGCGTGGTCCGCGAGGTGGTCGCGGCCGGCGTCCCCGTGCTGGCCGAGACGCCGCCCGCGCCGGACGCGGACGGCCTGCGCGCCCTGTGGTCGGACGTGGGCGCGAGCGGCCTGGTCCAGGTCGCGGAGCACAGCCCGTTCATGCCCGCGCACGCCGCGCGGCGCGCGGTGGTGGAGGCCGGGCTCATCGGCGAGCCGACGAGCGTGCAGGTCTCCTCGACGCACCTCTACCACGCGACGGGGCTGGTGCGGAGCCTCCTCGGGGCCGGTCGCGGCCCGGCCGTGGTGCGCACCTCACGCTTCGAGGCGCCCCTGCTCGACCCCCTGAGCCGCGACGGCTGGACGGGCGCCACCGAGCCGGCCACCGCCGCCACGCTGCTTGCGACGATCGACCTGGGCGACGGGCGCAGCGCGCTGTACGACTTCACCGACAACCAGTGGCACAACCCGCTGCGCACCAACCGGATCGTGGTGCGCGGGTCCCTCGGCGAGATCGTCAGCGACGAGGTGACGCGCTGGGCGGGGGAGCGCACGGTCGTCACCTCGCGGATCGAGCGCCGCATGTCCGGGATCGAGCAGAACCTCGACGGCTTCGACCTCGAGCACCTCAGCCTCGAGGGGCGCGTGCTCTACCGCAACGAGTTCCACGGCGCACGGCTCGCGGACGACGACCTCGCCGTGGCCGGCCTGCTCGCCGGCTGCGCCGCCTGGCTGCACGACGACGGGCCGCAGCCGTACCCGCTCGCGGACGGCTGCCACGACCACCTGCTCGGCCTCGCCATCGAGGAGTCCGCGCGCACCGGCCGGCCGGTGGAGGTCGAGACCCCGCCCTGGGCCACGTGA
- a CDS encoding Pr6Pr family membrane protein, whose translation MTISEPSREPDAAGTVNPVNVVVALFRFGVAALALAGTKEVWLHGQLDDLLYFTNQSGVLLAVVMIWAGFASLLGKRQPPGWFKGGVTLFLAITGLVAYFVLEPEAADAPTLAIGLTSGQIEHQLDPVLAFLDFLLLDQHRRLRWRYSWWWLVYLLAYVTFTTVRGTVWDLDYPYGFIDLGELGWGGLLLNVLVYGIGFTLLGLLIILIDRRMPARALVGNPVPTRT comes from the coding sequence GTGACCATCAGCGAGCCGAGCCGGGAGCCCGACGCGGCCGGCACCGTGAACCCGGTGAATGTCGTCGTCGCGCTGTTCCGGTTCGGGGTCGCCGCGCTCGCGCTGGCCGGGACCAAGGAGGTCTGGCTGCACGGGCAGCTCGACGACCTGCTCTACTTCACCAACCAGTCCGGCGTGCTGCTGGCGGTCGTGATGATCTGGGCGGGGTTCGCCTCGCTGCTGGGCAAGCGCCAGCCGCCCGGCTGGTTCAAGGGCGGGGTGACGCTGTTCCTCGCGATCACCGGCCTGGTCGCGTACTTCGTGCTCGAGCCCGAGGCCGCGGACGCGCCCACGCTCGCGATCGGGCTGACGTCCGGCCAGATCGAGCACCAGCTCGACCCCGTGCTCGCCTTCCTGGACTTCCTGCTGCTCGACCAGCACCGCCGCCTGCGCTGGCGGTACTCGTGGTGGTGGCTGGTCTACCTGCTGGCGTACGTGACGTTCACGACCGTCCGCGGCACGGTGTGGGACCTGGACTACCCGTACGGGTTCATCGACCTCGGCGAGCTGGGCTGGGGCGGGCTGCTGCTCAACGTCCTGGTCTACGGCATCGGCTTCACGCTGCTCGGGCTGCTGATCATCCTGATCGACCGCCGGATGCCCGCCCGCGCCCTCGTCGGGAACCCGGTGCCGACCAGGACGTGA
- a CDS encoding endonuclease/exonuclease/phosphatase family protein — MRIATFNLQHGRATTSGRVDHAALTRAVRSLDADVLALQEVDRGQLRSGRSDQAALVAQASGAAHVRMAPALVGPAGLWRRATARDRGGAAYGVAIVSRFTVREWTTIPLPRLPGVTLVGAGRVRRPYRDQPRVALVAVVETPHGAVTVVGTHLSYLPGQGERQLEHLLAALGTAEPLVVLGDLNLRPPAVRRVAGARGLEAIAAAPTYPAEEPRAQIDHVLGRGVRPAGPARAVATGVSDHRALVVDLTP; from the coding sequence GTGCGCATCGCGACGTTCAACCTCCAGCACGGGCGCGCGACGACGAGCGGGCGCGTCGACCACGCGGCGCTGACGCGGGCGGTCCGCTCCCTCGACGCCGACGTGCTCGCGCTGCAGGAGGTCGACCGCGGGCAGCTGCGCTCCGGGCGCAGCGACCAGGCCGCGCTCGTCGCGCAGGCGTCGGGTGCGGCGCACGTGCGGATGGCGCCCGCGCTCGTCGGGCCCGCGGGACTGTGGCGGCGCGCTACCGCGCGCGACCGCGGCGGGGCGGCGTACGGCGTCGCGATCGTGAGCCGGTTCACCGTGCGGGAGTGGACGACGATCCCGCTGCCGCGGCTGCCGGGCGTCACCCTGGTCGGCGCCGGGCGCGTCCGACGGCCGTACCGGGACCAGCCGCGCGTCGCGCTGGTCGCCGTGGTCGAGACGCCGCACGGCGCGGTGACCGTGGTCGGTACGCACCTGTCCTACCTGCCGGGGCAGGGCGAGCGTCAGCTCGAGCACCTGCTGGCCGCGCTGGGCACGGCCGAGCCGCTCGTCGTGCTGGGGGACCTCAACCTGCGGCCGCCCGCCGTCCGGCGCGTGGCCGGCGCCCGCGGCCTCGAGGCGATCGCCGCGGCGCCGACCTACCCCGCCGAGGAGCCGCGGGCGCAGATCGACCACGTCCTGGGCCGGGGCGTGCGGCCCGCCGGACCGGCGCGGGCCGTGGCGACCGGCGTCAGCGACCACCGCGCGCTCGTCGTCGACCTCACGCCGTGA
- a CDS encoding FKBP-type peptidyl-prolyl cis-trans isomerase → MHAFRRTTSRRVAATVTATVTAATLALTLAACGSDADDTGADATPTATADAGASAEPTPAATAAATPSAEDVAALEKVTVEGEPGSEPTITLPTNPFTVTANVARVITEGDGEAIEVGDILETQLTAVDSAGTRLGSTYEDEASQPWTVADSLPALDDALATVNIGAQVLLALTSGDDTAVYVFEPTAKIPSRASGTAADPVEGLPTVELADDGTPTITPSDADAPTKLTVEPLIEGDGATVESGDNLLVQYTGALWDGTVFDSSWDAQPFPVTSIGTAQVIDGWNEGLVGQKVGSQVLLVVPPDKGYGDTAQGDIPAGSTLVFVVDILWAS, encoded by the coding sequence GTGCACGCCTTCCGCCGCACGACCTCTCGTCGCGTCGCCGCCACCGTCACCGCGACGGTCACCGCCGCCACGCTCGCCCTGACGCTCGCCGCCTGCGGCAGCGACGCCGACGACACGGGCGCCGACGCGACGCCGACGGCCACGGCCGACGCCGGCGCCTCCGCGGAGCCGACCCCCGCGGCCACCGCCGCCGCCACGCCGAGCGCCGAGGACGTCGCCGCGCTCGAGAAGGTCACGGTCGAGGGCGAGCCGGGCTCGGAGCCGACGATCACGCTGCCGACCAACCCGTTCACCGTCACCGCGAACGTGGCCCGGGTCATCACCGAGGGCGACGGCGAGGCCATCGAGGTCGGCGACATCCTCGAGACCCAGCTCACCGCGGTCGACAGCGCCGGCACCCGCCTGGGCAGCACCTACGAGGACGAGGCCAGCCAGCCCTGGACCGTCGCGGACAGCCTCCCGGCGCTCGACGACGCGCTGGCGACCGTGAACATCGGCGCGCAGGTGCTGCTGGCCCTGACCAGCGGCGACGACACCGCCGTCTACGTCTTCGAGCCCACCGCGAAGATCCCCAGCCGGGCGTCCGGTACCGCCGCGGACCCGGTCGAGGGCCTGCCGACGGTCGAGCTCGCCGACGACGGCACCCCGACGATCACGCCGTCCGACGCGGACGCCCCGACCAAGCTCACCGTCGAGCCGCTCATCGAGGGCGACGGCGCCACGGTCGAGTCCGGTGACAACCTCCTGGTGCAGTACACCGGCGCGCTCTGGGACGGCACCGTCTTCGACTCGTCGTGGGACGCCCAGCCGTTCCCGGTGACGTCGATCGGCACCGCCCAGGTGATCGACGGCTGGAACGAGGGCCTGGTCGGCCAGAAGGTCGGCAGCCAGGTGCTGCTCGTCGTGCCGCCGGACAAGGGCTACGGCGACACGGCGCAGGGCGACATCCCGGCCGGGTCGACGCTCGTCTTCGTCGTCGACATCCTCTGGGCCAGCTGA